Proteins encoded within one genomic window of Bacillus sp. 1NLA3E:
- a CDS encoding GNAT family N-acetyltransferase, with protein MTFWKVNGFIISTKKELLDYDMIFNFLSKESYWAKERTKETVEKSIKNSALCFGIFKEDSNVVNHQVGFARVISDLATYGYLCDVFVLPSYRGLGLSKWLIEVITNHPELKDIRRLLLATKDAHSLYAKYGFEPLDAPEMFMQITRK; from the coding sequence ATGACATTTTGGAAAGTAAATGGCTTTATCATTTCTACAAAAAAAGAATTATTAGACTACGACATGATATTTAATTTTTTAAGCAAGGAGTCTTATTGGGCGAAAGAGAGAACAAAGGAGACTGTTGAAAAATCAATAAAAAATTCTGCGCTTTGTTTTGGGATTTTTAAAGAGGATTCAAATGTGGTCAACCACCAAGTGGGATTTGCAAGAGTCATTTCTGATTTAGCAACATATGGTTATCTCTGTGATGTATTTGTCCTGCCAAGTTATCGAGGATTAGGACTTTCCAAATGGTTAATAGAAGTGATCACAAACCACCCAGAGCTTAAAGATATTCGGAGATTGTTATTGGCGACTAAAGATGCTCATTCTTTATACGCAAAATACGGTTTTGAGCCGTTAGATGCACCAGAAATGTTTATGCAAATTACCCGTAAATAA
- a CDS encoding thiol-disulfide oxidoreductase DCC family protein encodes MGSIILFDGVCNFCNQSVQFIIQNDPAEHYKFASLQGDIGKRLLNQYHVDKDINSIVLIENEKSYLKSSAALRISMKLNWPWKLFGIFLLIPRFIRDFFYDIVAKNRYKWFGRQENCMLPSPNLKERFLDKEENGSKSKAKK; translated from the coding sequence ATGGGTAGTATCATTCTATTTGATGGTGTATGTAATTTTTGCAACCAAAGTGTCCAATTTATCATTCAAAATGATCCTGCTGAACATTATAAATTCGCTTCACTTCAGGGTGATATAGGCAAAAGATTATTAAATCAGTACCATGTGGATAAGGACATAAATAGCATCGTATTAATTGAGAATGAAAAGTCCTATCTGAAATCAAGTGCTGCTTTGAGAATAAGCATGAAGTTGAATTGGCCATGGAAGTTGTTTGGTATCTTTCTATTGATTCCACGTTTTATTAGGGATTTCTTTTATGATATTGTCGCAAAAAATCGCTATAAATGGTTTGGTAGGCAAGAGAACTGTATGCTGCCTTCCCCAAACTTAAAAGAGAGGTTTTTAGACAAAGAGGAAAATGGTAGTAAATCGAAGGCAAAAAAATGA
- a CDS encoding N-acetyltransferase — MVEIRKAKISDIEVIYDLINVYAQQRVVLSRTKESLYQNIQSMFVAEIDKKVVGCASLTIFDHQLAEIRSLVVDPDMGKKGIGKLLVEQIVEETKRIEIDRLISLTYQVDFFQKCGFEITVKDSMPQKVWKDCINCPKMPSCDEIAMVYYIK, encoded by the coding sequence ATGGTTGAAATTAGAAAGGCAAAGATTTCGGATATCGAAGTAATTTATGATTTAATTAATGTATACGCACAACAGAGGGTCGTACTTTCGCGGACGAAAGAATCGCTCTATCAAAATATTCAATCGATGTTTGTAGCAGAGATCGACAAAAAAGTAGTTGGCTGCGCAAGTTTAACGATTTTTGATCACCAATTGGCAGAAATTAGGTCATTGGTGGTTGACCCTGATATGGGAAAAAAGGGAATAGGTAAGCTTTTGGTTGAACAGATAGTCGAAGAAACGAAAAGAATTGAAATCGATCGGCTCATATCGCTTACCTACCAAGTTGATTTTTTTCAAAAATGTGGTTTTGAAATTACAGTTAAGGATAGTATGCCGCAAAAAGTATGGAAAGATTGCATCAATTGTCCTAAAATGCCAAGCTGCGATGAAATAGCAATGGTTTATTATATTAAGTGA
- a CDS encoding DUF1292 domain-containing protein — MDKVEVGEVFSISDHEGQEQEVEVLGVIEIEETEYVAVGFVEDIQSDDDEDIDIFFLKVDAEGELAAIESDEEFEKVSVAFDEILDAEGNIE, encoded by the coding sequence ATGGATAAAGTTGAAGTAGGAGAAGTCTTTAGTATTAGTGATCATGAGGGACAGGAGCAGGAAGTTGAAGTCCTTGGTGTAATAGAAATAGAAGAAACGGAGTATGTTGCAGTCGGATTTGTCGAAGACATTCAAAGTGACGACGATGAGGATATTGATATTTTCTTTTTGAAAGTGGATGCTGAGGGTGAACTAGCGGCGATCGAAAGTGACGAAGAGTTTGAAAAAGTGTCAGTGGCATTTGATGAAATTTTAGATGCCGAAGGAAACATTGAGTAG
- a CDS encoding aldo/keto reductase → MPNSLQDTTTLHNGVIMPWFGLGVFKVQDGSEVIESVKAAIKNGYISIDTAAIYQNEEGVGQAIRESGVPREELFITSKVWNADQGYESTLQAFETSLTKLGLDYLDLYLIHWPGKNKYKETWRALEKLYKDGRVRAIGVSNFQIHHLKDLISDAQIKPMVNQVEFHPHLSQKDLLSFCQQEGIQLEAWSPLKRGELLSDPTINEIAAKYQKTAAQVVLRWDLQNKVVTIPKSIKEHRIIENANVFDFELTAEDIERIDSLNKDDRIGSDPDKMTVGFTD, encoded by the coding sequence ATGCCAAATAGTTTACAAGACACAACAACATTACATAACGGTGTTATAATGCCATGGTTTGGATTGGGTGTATTTAAGGTTCAGGACGGTTCAGAAGTAATCGAATCTGTGAAAGCCGCAATTAAGAATGGTTACATAAGTATTGATACTGCAGCTATTTACCAAAATGAAGAAGGTGTCGGTCAAGCCATAAGAGAGTCAGGAGTACCGCGCGAGGAATTATTTATTACTTCGAAAGTGTGGAATGCTGATCAAGGTTATGAGTCTACCCTACAAGCATTTGAGACAAGCTTAACGAAACTTGGTTTGGATTATTTGGATTTATACCTAATTCATTGGCCTGGGAAAAATAAATACAAAGAAACATGGAGAGCACTTGAAAAGTTATATAAGGATGGGCGCGTCCGGGCAATTGGTGTAAGTAACTTTCAAATTCATCACTTAAAAGATCTTATCAGCGATGCCCAAATCAAACCGATGGTTAATCAGGTTGAGTTCCACCCACACTTATCACAGAAAGACCTCCTTTCTTTTTGCCAACAAGAGGGAATCCAGTTGGAAGCATGGTCGCCACTAAAACGAGGTGAACTATTAAGTGACCCGACAATAAATGAAATCGCTGCAAAATATCAAAAAACTGCTGCTCAAGTCGTTTTGCGTTGGGATTTACAAAATAAAGTAGTGACAATTCCTAAATCCATTAAAGAACATCGCATTATAGAAAATGCTAATGTCTTTGATTTCGAATTAACTGCAGAAGATATTGAAAGAATTGATAGTTTGAACAAAGATGATCGGATCGGTTCTGATCCAGATAAAATGACTGTTGGATTTACTGATTGA
- a CDS encoding NAD-dependent protein deacylase, with protein MKEKVIEECTSIIQNSTNIVVLTGAGISTESGIPDFRSRTGIYQETPEELLSIDYFYDHPKKFYQFAMENLHHPRAVPNIGHELLAKWEEKSKITHLITQNIDGLHQKAGSKNVIEFHGTMKTCSCMNCGKTYLAEEMVKRMKESDHFYVCNHCETQTEEHHYIKPDVVLFGDSGQWFTYDGFKTITDMIHRADCLLVLGSSLKVTPFSTFPRDRQPGVPLIIVNKGTTAYDLEPNTYVIQNSIRDTLKKIDLNLEA; from the coding sequence ATGAAAGAAAAAGTTATTGAAGAATGTACTTCCATCATCCAAAATTCAACTAATATAGTGGTGTTAACAGGTGCTGGGATCAGTACAGAATCAGGAATACCTGATTTCCGATCCCGAACGGGGATTTATCAGGAAACACCTGAAGAACTTCTCTCAATCGATTATTTTTATGACCATCCAAAGAAGTTTTATCAGTTTGCGATGGAGAACTTACATCATCCAAGGGCTGTGCCAAATATCGGTCACGAGTTATTGGCGAAATGGGAAGAAAAATCTAAAATTACTCATCTGATTACCCAAAATATTGATGGATTACATCAAAAAGCTGGCAGTAAAAATGTGATTGAATTTCATGGGACAATGAAAACGTGTTCATGTATGAATTGTGGGAAGACCTATTTAGCAGAGGAAATGGTCAAAAGGATGAAGGAAAGTGATCATTTTTATGTTTGCAATCATTGTGAAACCCAAACCGAAGAACATCATTATATTAAACCAGATGTTGTTTTGTTTGGCGACTCAGGTCAGTGGTTTACCTATGATGGGTTTAAGACGATTACTGATATGATACATCGCGCGGATTGTCTGCTCGTGCTTGGATCTAGTTTAAAAGTTACTCCTTTTTCAACTTTTCCTCGAGATAGACAACCTGGGGTTCCGCTCATTATTGTTAACAAGGGGACAACGGCTTATGATTTAGAGCCAAATACATATGTGATTCAAAATTCGATCAGGGATACGTTGAAAAAAATAGATCTGAATTTGGAGGCCTGA
- a CDS encoding pentapeptide repeat-containing protein: MSNQLKKDDNILNSLRADCKNCFGLCCVALPYAKSADFAYDKDGGTPCQNLQADYSCRIHDNLRQKGLRGCEVYECFGAGQKVSQVTYNGNDWRDHPALAKEMFDVFPIMQQFHEMLCYLHEALRLAEAQSIYKELLVAIEETENLTQLSPKLIIDINVPSQRVIVNDLLLKTSELVRAKVKNKKQNKIGRGSNLIGAKLRGVDLRGANLRGALLIAADLRDSDMRVTDLIGADLRDADLSGANLTGSIFLTQAQINSAKGDSNTILPPTLCLPNHWLKYGENK; the protein is encoded by the coding sequence TTGTCTAATCAATTAAAGAAAGATGACAATATTCTTAATAGCTTAAGGGCAGACTGTAAAAATTGTTTTGGTTTGTGCTGTGTTGCCTTGCCCTATGCAAAATCTGCTGATTTCGCTTACGATAAAGATGGTGGTACTCCTTGTCAAAACTTGCAAGCAGATTATAGCTGTCGTATTCATGATAACCTTAGACAAAAAGGGCTTCGGGGATGTGAAGTATATGAATGTTTTGGTGCAGGTCAAAAAGTTTCCCAAGTCACCTACAATGGAAATGATTGGCGTGATCATCCAGCCTTGGCTAAGGAAATGTTTGATGTATTTCCCATTATGCAACAATTTCACGAAATGCTATGTTATTTACATGAAGCACTTAGGTTAGCTGAGGCTCAATCTATTTATAAAGAACTGTTGGTTGCAATAGAAGAGACAGAAAATCTTACTCAACTAAGTCCAAAATTGATCATAGACATTAATGTACCATCTCAAAGAGTGATTGTTAATGATTTGCTTTTAAAAACAAGTGAATTAGTGCGTGCGAAAGTTAAAAATAAAAAACAGAATAAAATAGGTAGAGGTAGTAACCTTATCGGGGCAAAGCTGAGAGGAGTGGACCTTAGAGGTGCCAACTTAAGAGGCGCATTACTTATTGCAGCTGACCTGAGAGACTCCGATATGAGAGTAACTGATCTTATCGGTGCAGACTTAAGAGACGCAGATTTAAGTGGAGCTAATCTCACAGGAAGTATCTTTCTCACTCAAGCACAAATTAATTCGGCCAAGGGTGATAGTAATACTATATTACCACCGACTTTATGCCTCCCTAATCACTGGTTAAAGTATGGGGAAAATAAATAA
- a CDS encoding M15 family metallopeptidase → MNKIYSLGLSFLLLSLLFAGCSGKNHFAESDQIKKNQITSKENGDSKQESKTTEAIKETIPSTTNESSEQNAGKQEATAQENIKIADQVNTSSQKNGAIHVIAQPESIPVLVNKQNKLPDSYIPKDLVSTTVPFVSSATTEKRKMRSEAAEALANLFAGAKQQGVNLLGVSGYRSHSTQVNLFNYYVKIDGYERARTYSALPGTSEHETGLSIDVTGGNGKCAAEDCFANTTEANWLQAHVANYGFIIRYPKGKDAITGYKYEPWHIRYVGKTIATEIMSKGSTLEEYYSTLPVNN, encoded by the coding sequence ATGAATAAAATATACTCACTTGGTTTAAGTTTTCTCTTGTTATCACTTCTATTTGCAGGATGTAGTGGTAAAAACCATTTTGCTGAAAGTGATCAAATCAAAAAAAATCAAATCACTTCTAAAGAGAATGGTGATTCGAAGCAAGAGAGCAAAACAACAGAAGCTATAAAGGAAACGATCCCCTCTACAACAAATGAGAGTAGTGAACAAAATGCAGGTAAGCAGGAGGCAACAGCACAAGAGAATATTAAGATTGCAGATCAAGTAAATACGTCATCTCAGAAAAATGGTGCGATTCATGTAATTGCCCAACCAGAGAGTATTCCTGTGCTTGTCAATAAACAAAACAAGCTACCTGATTCATATATACCCAAGGATTTAGTTAGTACAACGGTCCCTTTTGTATCTTCAGCGACGACTGAAAAGAGAAAAATGAGAAGTGAAGCAGCCGAAGCATTAGCAAACCTTTTTGCAGGGGCAAAGCAACAAGGCGTGAACCTATTAGGTGTATCAGGTTATAGATCACACAGTACACAGGTTAATTTATTTAATTACTATGTAAAAATAGATGGTTATGAAAGGGCTAGAACATATAGCGCACTTCCTGGAACAAGCGAGCATGAAACAGGTCTTTCTATTGATGTTACTGGAGGTAATGGTAAATGTGCAGCCGAAGATTGCTTCGCTAATACGACCGAAGCTAACTGGCTTCAAGCGCATGTGGCTAATTATGGATTTATCATTCGATATCCAAAAGGCAAAGATGCTATTACTGGATATAAATATGAACCATGGCACATTCGTTATGTAGGAAAAACAATAGCTACTGAAATCATGAGCAAAGGTAGCACACTTGAAGAATATTACAGCACACTTCCAGTAAATAACTAA
- a CDS encoding GtrA family protein — MLHPFFRFLIVGLVNTMVGLSSMYILLHAAGLSYWLSTFIGNSIGAVVSYFLNKTFTFKSNAPVGKSALRFMIVILVCYFISYYLGKQFTNWALDQVSFISSSFKTDIAVLFGTGLYTISNYFGQKVFVFSK, encoded by the coding sequence TTGCTCCATCCTTTTTTTCGATTTTTAATCGTTGGCCTGGTCAATACTATGGTTGGGCTTTCTAGCATGTACATCCTTCTTCATGCTGCCGGGCTGAGTTACTGGCTTTCTACCTTTATTGGTAATTCCATTGGGGCGGTAGTCAGTTATTTTCTTAACAAAACTTTTACCTTTAAGAGCAACGCTCCTGTCGGTAAGAGCGCTCTCCGGTTTATGATCGTCATCTTAGTTTGCTATTTTATATCGTATTATTTAGGTAAACAATTTACAAACTGGGCATTGGATCAAGTTTCCTTTATTTCTAGTTCGTTTAAAACCGATATTGCGGTATTGTTTGGTACAGGCCTTTACACAATTTCCAATTATTTTGGTCAAAAAGTCTTTGTATTTTCTAAATAA
- a CDS encoding glycosyltransferase family 2 protein: protein MQQQPILSIVVPCYNEEEVFSETASQLTECLSSLIKEKLVSTESYLLFVDDGSRDKTWELIQLESTRNPYVSGLKLARNFGHQKALIAGLESAKENADCVVSIDADLQDDISVIREFVVQFWQGFEIVYGVRQSRDNDTVFKRATAQSFYRFMQKIGINLVYNHADFRLMSKRALEELSRFSETNMFLRGIVPLLGFNTTQVLYDRKERFAGESKYPLKKMLSFAFDGITSFSVSPIRFITLIGFLAFFISGAAGSYALIEKLMGHTESGWTSIMTSLWLIGGLLLMSVGLIGEYIGKIYEEVKRRPRYTVETEVMVRNQKHQVFTSQFKPKKGVN from the coding sequence ATGCAACAACAACCTATCTTATCAATTGTTGTTCCCTGTTATAACGAGGAGGAAGTCTTTAGCGAAACTGCAAGCCAGTTAACCGAATGTCTTTCTTCATTAATAAAAGAAAAATTGGTCTCAACTGAAAGCTACCTACTTTTTGTTGATGATGGTAGCCGCGACAAAACCTGGGAACTCATCCAATTGGAGAGCACAAGAAATCCATATGTTTCAGGCTTAAAATTGGCTCGTAATTTTGGACATCAAAAAGCGTTAATAGCAGGACTTGAATCTGCCAAGGAAAATGCTGACTGCGTCGTTTCGATTGATGCAGACCTTCAAGATGACATTTCGGTTATTCGCGAATTTGTGGTCCAATTCTGGCAGGGTTTCGAGATTGTCTATGGAGTACGGCAAAGTCGGGATAATGATACAGTCTTTAAACGAGCAACCGCACAGTCCTTTTACCGTTTCATGCAAAAGATCGGAATTAATTTAGTCTATAATCATGCCGATTTCCGGTTAATGAGCAAAAGAGCCCTTGAAGAGCTTTCCAGATTTAGTGAAACAAATATGTTTTTACGAGGAATTGTTCCACTACTTGGTTTTAATACCACCCAGGTTTTATATGACCGCAAGGAACGTTTTGCGGGTGAATCAAAATACCCTTTGAAAAAAATGCTATCTTTTGCCTTTGACGGGATTACCTCCTTTAGTGTGAGCCCGATTCGGTTTATTACCTTAATTGGGTTCCTGGCCTTTTTTATTAGTGGGGCTGCTGGTAGTTATGCACTCATTGAAAAACTCATGGGACATACCGAATCAGGCTGGACGTCAATCATGACCTCATTGTGGCTTATCGGAGGATTACTCTTAATGAGTGTTGGACTTATTGGAGAATATATTGGTAAAATATATGAAGAAGTCAAACGTCGTCCACGTTATACAGTTGAAACCGAAGTCATGGTCCGTAATCAAAAGCATCAAGTATTTACTTCTCAATTTAAACCCAAAAAAGGAGTGAATTAA
- a CDS encoding DUF6044 family protein has protein sequence MLSVRNWKSNENLAILISVLMIVINLLPLFLLGENAHIRVHDNLDSNIAWYRVLINSGELFGSLHSTIPQIINGLPRSAFGTELSGIVWLHSLFSPMTAYALSQSITRFVAFLGMYLLLKKHFVIDQEKYLIRVGVALAFALTPFWPSGMLSTLGHPLALWAFLNIRKRDFSWREWLVLTLLPLYSSFVLGFFFFLVAMGLLWLRDLIVKKKWNIIFLTSIAYMTSLYLAVEYRLVASLVFGEGPTSRDEFLSSKLSFWHTIRLVFKNFTLGHTHVMTLHTMIILPLVFLVLYLLIKNKQWKTEKRFMLLLLINFVLSVWYAFWFYKGWEPLKEKFHLLNTFNFARFHFLRPLVIYVGFALALSILWDMKKHWKRMIIISMILQVLFLTGFNEEIRYRIVDYPSFKEFYAEKQFQEINKYIGKPQQSYRVASIGLHPAIAQYNGFYTLDTYNNYYPLKYKYQFRKIIANELDKNNKLKDYYDHWGNRVYIFVDELGKKYDFRKNSTKKIRHLDLNTEAFKKLGGRYIFSSVPIINAKANHLQFLRSFDNRESAWKIYLYEVR, from the coding sequence ATGTTATCGGTTAGAAACTGGAAGAGTAACGAGAACCTCGCTATTCTGATTTCAGTATTAATGATTGTAATCAATCTTTTGCCTCTGTTTTTGTTAGGCGAAAATGCCCATATTCGGGTGCATGATAATCTGGATTCAAACATTGCCTGGTATAGGGTTTTAATTAACAGTGGTGAATTGTTCGGCTCGCTTCACTCCACCATTCCTCAGATCATAAATGGACTGCCTAGGAGTGCATTTGGGACAGAGCTCAGTGGGATAGTTTGGCTACATTCCTTATTTTCACCGATGACGGCCTATGCACTTAGTCAATCAATAACTAGATTCGTGGCTTTCTTAGGCATGTATTTATTACTAAAAAAACATTTTGTAATAGATCAAGAGAAATATTTGATTCGAGTTGGCGTCGCTCTTGCTTTTGCCCTAACTCCATTTTGGCCTTCAGGGATGTTGAGTACACTTGGGCATCCATTGGCACTCTGGGCATTTTTAAATATAAGGAAGCGGGATTTTTCGTGGAGGGAATGGTTAGTACTAACACTTCTTCCTCTATACTCTAGCTTTGTGCTTGGCTTTTTCTTTTTTCTTGTAGCCATGGGCCTGCTTTGGCTAAGAGATTTAATCGTGAAAAAAAAATGGAACATCATTTTTTTAACCAGTATTGCCTATATGACATCCTTATATTTAGCAGTAGAGTATCGCCTTGTTGCTTCTCTTGTTTTTGGGGAAGGACCAACCAGTCGAGACGAATTTTTGTCATCAAAACTAAGCTTCTGGCATACAATCAGACTTGTCTTTAAGAATTTCACCTTAGGTCATACCCATGTCATGACCTTACACACCATGATTATTCTGCCTTTAGTATTCCTAGTTCTGTATCTTTTGATCAAGAACAAACAATGGAAAACTGAAAAAAGGTTTATGCTTCTATTACTAATAAATTTCGTGTTGTCCGTTTGGTATGCATTTTGGTTTTACAAGGGCTGGGAGCCTTTAAAGGAAAAATTCCATCTATTAAACACCTTTAATTTTGCTCGCTTTCATTTTTTACGACCCCTGGTCATATATGTTGGCTTCGCTCTTGCTTTGTCCATCCTTTGGGACATGAAAAAACATTGGAAACGAATGATCATCATTTCAATGATTCTTCAAGTATTGTTTTTAACTGGATTTAATGAGGAAATCCGCTATCGAATCGTAGATTATCCATCCTTTAAAGAGTTTTATGCGGAAAAGCAGTTTCAAGAAATAAACAAATATATAGGCAAGCCACAACAATCGTATCGAGTGGCTAGCATCGGGCTTCACCCAGCAATCGCTCAATATAATGGATTTTATACGCTTGATACGTACAATAACTATTATCCACTAAAGTACAAGTACCAATTTAGAAAAATCATCGCCAACGAATTAGATAAAAATAACAAGCTAAAAGACTATTATGATCACTGGGGCAATCGGGTTTATATTTTTGTGGATGAACTCGGAAAAAAATATGATTTTAGAAAAAATTCAACTAAGAAAATTAGGCACTTGGACTTAAATACAGAAGCCTTCAAAAAATTAGGGGGTCGCTATATTTTTTCCTCTGTTCCAATAATAAATGCGAAAGCCAATCACCTTCAATTTCTCAGGTCTTTCGACAACCGTGAATCAGCCTGGAAGATATACTTATACGAAGTAAGATAA
- a CDS encoding SRPBCC family protein, which yields MNKLFVDKTIEINAPITVVWDTITKPEYTGQWAQEFSSGGPQFHIESDWTLGSPVLWKGKDGTTVVEGNVTASEPNKLLRFTVFDVRSEERPLVTEEDGITLRLSMVNGKTELHVLQGDFSVMSEGEKYRDASAEIWDKVLIKVKEMAEKED from the coding sequence ATGAACAAGCTATTTGTAGACAAAACAATTGAAATTAATGCTCCAATTACAGTGGTTTGGGATACTATAACTAAGCCTGAATACACAGGTCAGTGGGCTCAAGAATTCTCAAGTGGTGGGCCACAGTTCCACATTGAATCAGATTGGACACTTGGAAGTCCAGTGTTATGGAAAGGAAAGGATGGAACAACCGTTGTTGAAGGAAATGTGACCGCTTCTGAGCCAAACAAACTATTACGTTTTACCGTATTTGATGTTAGAAGTGAAGAAAGACCATTAGTAACTGAAGAAGATGGCATAACCCTCAGACTTTCTATGGTGAATGGAAAGACAGAACTACATGTTTTGCAAGGTGATTTTTCTGTCATGTCAGAAGGAGAAAAGTACCGTGATGCAAGTGCAGAAATTTGGGACAAAGTTCTAATAAAAGTTAAAGAAATGGCAGAGAAGGAAGATTAA
- a CDS encoding YetF domain-containing protein: METITTTFIRTLIGFFVLLLLTRILGKKQLSNITFFTYITGIALGNIAGDMVVHRDIKLIDGVTGLTFWAILTLTIELISLKSSKARVLLDGEPTIIIKNGKILEKAMASNKLNMDDISMLLRTKDVFSVTEVDYAILEPNGQFSVLKKAEQESVTKKDAKIPVVPRKYLPSELVVDGRVVLKNLKELNLQEDWLVLQLRNQGIKNMKEVFFAELQADGSVYVDKRFDF; the protein is encoded by the coding sequence ATGGAGACTATTACAACAACATTTATCAGAACCTTAATCGGATTTTTTGTATTATTGCTTTTAACTAGGATCCTTGGAAAAAAACAATTAAGTAATATTACATTTTTCACATACATAACTGGAATCGCACTAGGCAATATTGCTGGCGATATGGTAGTACACAGAGATATAAAACTCATTGACGGAGTCACCGGACTAACGTTTTGGGCAATTTTAACCTTAACAATCGAATTAATTAGTCTCAAATCCTCCAAAGCGCGTGTGCTTTTAGATGGTGAGCCGACCATTATCATTAAAAACGGAAAAATTCTTGAAAAAGCAATGGCTTCCAATAAATTAAATATGGACGATATTAGCATGCTGCTGAGAACAAAGGATGTCTTTTCAGTAACTGAGGTTGATTATGCGATTCTTGAACCAAACGGACAGTTTAGCGTCCTAAAAAAGGCAGAACAAGAATCCGTGACCAAAAAAGATGCAAAAATTCCGGTCGTGCCACGGAAATACTTACCCTCTGAGCTTGTAGTTGACGGAAGAGTTGTTTTAAAAAATCTTAAAGAACTTAATTTGCAAGAGGATTGGCTTGTTCTTCAATTAAGAAATCAAGGAATTAAGAATATGAAAGAAGTCTTTTTTGCCGAATTACAAGCTGACGGAAGCGTCTACGTTGATAAGAGATTTGATTTTTAA
- a CDS encoding CarD family transcriptional regulator gives MEVDELFKIGDNIVYPMHGAGVIEAIEEKEVLGEKRQYFVIKMPINNMQVMIPQAKIENSRIRMVVEKPVLDNVLNVFHHGESDRSLTWKERYKSNMEKMKTGEIQEGAEVVRDLMRINKEKALNTSERQMLDNARRIFISELGLVKGISEIQATDLLNVEIASQG, from the coding sequence ATGGAGGTGGATGAACTGTTTAAAATCGGTGATAACATTGTATATCCAATGCATGGAGCAGGTGTCATAGAGGCCATTGAAGAAAAGGAAGTCCTTGGAGAAAAACGGCAGTATTTTGTGATTAAAATGCCAATCAATAATATGCAAGTGATGATTCCACAGGCTAAAATAGAAAATTCACGCATACGGATGGTTGTTGAGAAGCCGGTACTTGATAATGTTTTAAATGTTTTTCATCATGGAGAGTCTGATCGTTCCCTCACTTGGAAGGAAAGATACAAGTCCAACATGGAGAAAATGAAAACAGGCGAAATCCAAGAAGGTGCCGAAGTTGTTCGCGATTTAATGCGGATAAACAAAGAAAAGGCATTAAATACTAGCGAAAGACAAATGCTTGATAATGCACGGAGAATCTTTATTAGCGAATTAGGTTTAGTCAAAGGGATATCCGAAATTCAAGCTACAGATTTGTTAAATGTAGAAATAGCCTCTCAAGGCTGA